Proteins encoded by one window of Haliotis asinina isolate JCU_RB_2024 chromosome 6, JCU_Hal_asi_v2, whole genome shotgun sequence:
- the LOC137288204 gene encoding histone H1-delta-like has translation MADVAAAPAAVKTPKKKAAAKPKKVAAHPTYVDMIKKAISSLKERGGSSRQAILKYILANYKVGDNQVAINARVKVALKNGVKNGALKQSKGTGAAGSFRLGEVKKAEKPKKAKPATKPKKAAKSPKKVKKPVAAKKPKTAAKKAAKSPKKVKAAAKPKKAKTPKKAAAKPKKVKTPKKKA, from the coding sequence atggctgatgttgctgctgcccccgctgctgtcaagactcccaagaagaaagctgctgccaagccgaagaaggttgccgcacatcccacctatgtggatatgatcaagaaagctatttcatccttgaaggagaggggtggttcttcccgacaggctatactgaaatacatcctggccaactacaaagttggtgacaaccaggtcgccatcaatgctcgcgtcaaggttgctttgaaaaatggagtcaagaatggtgcactgaagcaatcaaagggaactggagctgctgggtccttccgtcttggcgaggtgaagaaagccgaaaaacccaagaaggctaagcctgctaccaagccaaagaaggctgccaaatctcccaagaaagtcaagaagccagttgctgccaagaagccaaagacagccgctaagaaggccgccaagtcaccaaagaaggtgaaagctgcagccaagcccaagaaggcaaagacccctaagaaggcagctgccaaacccaagaaggtcaagacccccaagaagaaggcc
- the LOC137288189 gene encoding histone H1-delta-like: protein MADVAAAPAAVKTPKKKAAAKPKKVAAHPTYVDMIKKAISSLKERGGSSRQAILKYILANYKVGDNQVAINARVKVALKNGVKNGALKQSKGTGAAGSFRLGEVKKAEKPKKAKPATKPKKAARSPKKVKKPVAAKKPKTAAKKAAKSPKKVKAAAKPKKAKTPKKAAAKPKKVKTPKKKA, encoded by the coding sequence atggctgatgttgctgctgcccccgctgctgtcaagactcccaagaagaaagctgctgccaagccgaagaaggttgccgcacatcccacctatgtggatatgatcaagaaagctatttcatccttgaaggagaggggtggttcttcccgacaggctatactgaaatacatcctggccaactacaaagttggtgacaaccaggtcgccatcaatgctcgcgtcaaggttgctttgaaaaatggagtcaagaatggtgcactgaagcaatcaaagggaactggagctgctgggtccttccgtcttggcgaggtgaagaaagccgaaaaacccaagaaggctaagcctgctaccaagccaaagaaggctgccagatctcccaagaaagtcaagaagccagttgctgccaagaagccaaagacagccgctaagaaggccgccaagtcaccaaagaaggtgaaagctgcagccaagcccaagaaggcaaagacccctaagaaggcagctgccaaacccaagaaggtcaagacccccaagaagaaggcc
- the LOC137288228 gene encoding histone H1-delta-like, translating to MADVAAAPAAVKTPKKKAAAKPKKVAAHPTYVDMIKKAISSLKERGGSSRQAILKYILANYKVGDNQVAINARVKVALKNGVKNGALKQSKGTGAAGSFRLGEVKKAEKPKKAKPAAKPKKAAKSPKKVKKPVAAKKPKTAAKKAAKSPKKVKAAAKPKKAKTPKKAAAKPKKVKTPKKKA from the coding sequence atggctgatgttgctgctgcccccgctgctgtcaagactcccaagaagaaagctgctgccaagccgaagaaggttgccgcacatcccacctatgtggatatgatcaagaaagctatttcatccttgaaggagaggggtggttcttcccgacaggctatactgaaatacatcctggccaactacaaagttggtgacaaccaggtcgccatcaatgctcgcgtcaaggttgctttgaaaaatggagtcaagaatggtgcactgaagcaatcaaagggaactggagctgctgggtccttccgtcttggcgaggtgaagaaagccgaaaaacccaaaaaggctaagcctgctgccaagccaaagaaggctgccaaatctcccaagaaagtcaagaagccagttgctgccaagaagccaaagacagccgctaagaaggccgccaagtcaccaaagaaggtgaaagctgcagccaagcccaagaaggcaaagacccctaagaaggcagctgccaagcccaagaaggtcaagacccccaagaagaaggcc